The Panicum hallii strain FIL2 chromosome 9, PHallii_v3.1, whole genome shotgun sequence genome has a window encoding:
- the LOC112874897 gene encoding putative pentatricopeptide repeat-containing protein At3g01580 isoform X1 produces MSFWIPGTQYCALRMLAIRGLSRTAAARTDKIAALKLRRRLSGFVAGANPGYSRPSDVDNFAVLFQNCADVRSLKKLHARVLTLGLGRDVNLGSEILIRYASLGVLPKTSLPFQGFLNDDLAQWSSAMVGIFRAGYPEEAILLYRGLKLRQIGLDEKTITFGLKSCAELRNLLLGKGMHADSLKLGLSRDKFVGSSLVGLYSKLASMADSHKVFEEILDKDIVSYTSMITGYSENMDSTSWNAFEIASDMLRSNLEVNRVTLVSLLQVAGNLGAIREGKSVHSYSIRKGIGVSDEVLETSLVHMYTRCGACQLASAVLKNSMQSVASWNALLAGLVRTGQSGNAIHHFSAMLHEHKAIPDSVTYANVISACAELRNSGCAASVHAYLIRRSIPQDVVLATALIEVYFKCTRIMKSRHLFDQLMVKDVVSYNAMIYGYLQSGMANEAITLLKEMMAECVAPNSLTVLSLLAAIADHKDFVRGRWIHGFAIRHGFCSDVDIANQIIRMYSGCGKIAAARIVFASLEKKNLISWTAMMMGCLFCGHGGETVRLLQLMQQHGEKPDSVTVMAAAQAASELGHLKGVKQIHCFVYRALLEKDTKTVNSLITAYAKCGRLDLSVGLFLSLENRDLDSWNAMISAYGMHGFYIKVLEMFKLMEEGNINPDGLTFSSVLSACSHAGLVKEGLRIFQSMTSMYSVLPQEEHYGCIVDLLSRAGHLKEGYKLIKLSTLNDRSSVLCALLSACRTHGNTMLGQIISNELLELEQNPGTYALISEVFAQRGQWNKSANIRNIAKESGLRKLPGSSFIESVEKANNLR; encoded by the exons ATGTCCTTTTGGATCCCAGGCACACAATACTGCGCCCTCAG GATGCTAGCAATAAGAGGCTTATCCAGGACTGCTGCTGCAAGGACCGATAAGATTGCGGCGCTGAAGCTGCGCAGGAGGTTATCGGGATTTGTTGCTGGTGCAAATCCTGGATATAGTAGGCCATCAGATGTTGATAATTTTGCTGTGTTGTTCCAAAACTGCGCAGATGTGAGGTCTCTGAAGAAGCTCCATGCTCGCGTTCTCACACTTGGACTTGGCAGGGATGTTAATCTTGGCTCTGAAATTCTGATTCGTTACGCCAGTCTGGGCGTCCTGCCCAAGACAAGCCTTCCTTTCCAAGGCTTTTTAAAcgatgatcttgcccagtggaGTTCGGCCATGGTTGGCATTTTTAGAGCTGGTTATCCAGAGGAAGCTATTCTTTTGTACAGGGGGTTGAAGCTGCGTCAGATTGGGTTGGATGAGAAAACTATTACTTTTGGATTGAAGAGCTGCGCTGAGCTCCGAAATTTGTTATTGGGCAAAGGAATGCATGCAGACTCACTGAAGCTTGGCCTCAGTAGGGATAAATTTGTTGGTTCTTCTCTTGTTGGGTTATACTCTAAGCTTGCCAGTATGGCTGATTCACATAAGGTGTTTGAAGAGATTTTGGACAAGGATATTGTTTCCTACACCTCGATGATCACCGGTTATTCTGAAAATATGGATTCTACTTCTTGGAATGCATTTGAAATTGCCAGTGACATGCTGCGGAGCAACTTGGAAGTAAACCGTGTGACTCTGGTCAGCCTACTGCAAGTTGCTGGTAATTTGGGAGCAATTAGAGAAGGCAAATCGGTACATAGCTATTCCATAAGGAAAGGAATTGGTGTCTCAGATGAAGTTCTAGAGACCAGCCTTGTTCACATGTACACTCGATGTGGAGCTTGCCAATTAGCATCTGCTGTCTTGAAGAATTCGATGCAATCTGTGGCTTCCTGGAATGCATTGCTTGCTGGTCTTGTTCGAACCGGACAGAGTGGAAATGCAATCCACCATTTCTCTGCCATGCTGCATGAGCATAAGGCAATTCCAGATTCTGTGACCTATGCAAATGTAATTTCTGCTTGTGCTGAGCTACGCAATTCTGGCTGTGCTGCTAGTGTTCATGCCTACCTAATTAGAAGATCTATCCCTCAGGATGTAGTTTTGGCCACAGCCCTTATCGAGGTATACTTCAAATGCACTAGAATTATGAAATCCAGgcatctcttcgatcagttgaTGGTTAAAGATGTTGTCTCCTATAACGCTATGATCTATGGTTATCTCCAAAGTGGCATGGCCAATGAAGCCATTACATTACTTAAAGAAATGATGGCAGAATGCGTTGCACCGAATTCTTTGACTGTTCTTAGTCTGCTTGCAGCTATTGCTGATCACAAAGATTTTGTTAGAGGGAGGTGGATTCACGGATTTGCAATTAGGCATGGATTTTGTTCAGATGTTGACATTGCAAATCAAATTATACGCATGTATTCTGGCTGTGGAAAGATTGCAGCAGCAAGGATTGTATTTGCTTCGTTGGAAAAGAAAAATTTGATTTCATGGACAGCCATGATGATGGGATGCTTATTCTGCGGACATGGAGGTGAGACAGTTCGATTATTGCAATTAATGCAGCAACATGGTGAGAAGCCTGATTCTGTCACCGTTATGGCTGCAGCTCAGGCTGCTTCTGAGCTTGGACATTTGAAAGGTGTAAAACAAATTCATTGTTTTGTCTACCGTGCCTTGTTGGAGAAAGATACAAAGACCGTAAATTCTTTAATAACTGCATATGCCAAATGTGGAAGGTTGGATTTATCTGTAGGTTTGTTCTTAAGTTTGGAAAACAGAGACCTAGATTCATGGAATGCTATGATCAGTGCATATGGGATGCATGGGTTCTATATTAAGGTGCTTGAAATGTTTAAGCTAATGGAAGAAGGAAACATTAATCCTGATGGGTTAACATTTTCCTCAGTGCTTTCTGCATGCAGTCATGCTGGCCTAGTTAAGGAGGGTTTGCGTATTTTTCAGTCGATGACCTCAATGTATTCAGTTCTTCCACAGGAAGAGCATTATGGTTGCATTGTTGACTTACTGAGTCGAGCAGGGCATCTCAAAGAAGGATACAAGCTCATAAAGTTATCTACCTTAAATGACAGATCTAGTGTACTTTGTGCTTTGCTCTCTGCATGCAGAACTCATGGAAATACAATGCTTGGACAGATTATTAGCAATGAGCTCCTTGAGCTCGAACAGAATCCAGGTACTTATGCTTTGATTTCAGAAGTATTTGCTCAGAGAGGACAATGGAATAAATCAGCTAATATAAGGAATATAGCAAAAGAAAGTGGGTTGAGAAAACTTCCTGGTTCTAGTTTCATTGAATCGGTGGAAAAAGCTAACAATCtgcgttaa
- the LOC112874897 gene encoding putative pentatricopeptide repeat-containing protein At3g01580 isoform X2 yields the protein MVGIFRAGYPEEAILLYRGLKLRQIGLDEKTITFGLKSCAELRNLLLGKGMHADSLKLGLSRDKFVGSSLVGLYSKLASMADSHKVFEEILDKDIVSYTSMITGYSENMDSTSWNAFEIASDMLRSNLEVNRVTLVSLLQVAGNLGAIREGKSVHSYSIRKGIGVSDEVLETSLVHMYTRCGACQLASAVLKNSMQSVASWNALLAGLVRTGQSGNAIHHFSAMLHEHKAIPDSVTYANVISACAELRNSGCAASVHAYLIRRSIPQDVVLATALIEVYFKCTRIMKSRHLFDQLMVKDVVSYNAMIYGYLQSGMANEAITLLKEMMAECVAPNSLTVLSLLAAIADHKDFVRGRWIHGFAIRHGFCSDVDIANQIIRMYSGCGKIAAARIVFASLEKKNLISWTAMMMGCLFCGHGGETVRLLQLMQQHGEKPDSVTVMAAAQAASELGHLKGVKQIHCFVYRALLEKDTKTVNSLITAYAKCGRLDLSVGLFLSLENRDLDSWNAMISAYGMHGFYIKVLEMFKLMEEGNINPDGLTFSSVLSACSHAGLVKEGLRIFQSMTSMYSVLPQEEHYGCIVDLLSRAGHLKEGYKLIKLSTLNDRSSVLCALLSACRTHGNTMLGQIISNELLELEQNPGTYALISEVFAQRGQWNKSANIRNIAKESGLRKLPGSSFIESVEKANNLR from the coding sequence ATGGTTGGCATTTTTAGAGCTGGTTATCCAGAGGAAGCTATTCTTTTGTACAGGGGGTTGAAGCTGCGTCAGATTGGGTTGGATGAGAAAACTATTACTTTTGGATTGAAGAGCTGCGCTGAGCTCCGAAATTTGTTATTGGGCAAAGGAATGCATGCAGACTCACTGAAGCTTGGCCTCAGTAGGGATAAATTTGTTGGTTCTTCTCTTGTTGGGTTATACTCTAAGCTTGCCAGTATGGCTGATTCACATAAGGTGTTTGAAGAGATTTTGGACAAGGATATTGTTTCCTACACCTCGATGATCACCGGTTATTCTGAAAATATGGATTCTACTTCTTGGAATGCATTTGAAATTGCCAGTGACATGCTGCGGAGCAACTTGGAAGTAAACCGTGTGACTCTGGTCAGCCTACTGCAAGTTGCTGGTAATTTGGGAGCAATTAGAGAAGGCAAATCGGTACATAGCTATTCCATAAGGAAAGGAATTGGTGTCTCAGATGAAGTTCTAGAGACCAGCCTTGTTCACATGTACACTCGATGTGGAGCTTGCCAATTAGCATCTGCTGTCTTGAAGAATTCGATGCAATCTGTGGCTTCCTGGAATGCATTGCTTGCTGGTCTTGTTCGAACCGGACAGAGTGGAAATGCAATCCACCATTTCTCTGCCATGCTGCATGAGCATAAGGCAATTCCAGATTCTGTGACCTATGCAAATGTAATTTCTGCTTGTGCTGAGCTACGCAATTCTGGCTGTGCTGCTAGTGTTCATGCCTACCTAATTAGAAGATCTATCCCTCAGGATGTAGTTTTGGCCACAGCCCTTATCGAGGTATACTTCAAATGCACTAGAATTATGAAATCCAGgcatctcttcgatcagttgaTGGTTAAAGATGTTGTCTCCTATAACGCTATGATCTATGGTTATCTCCAAAGTGGCATGGCCAATGAAGCCATTACATTACTTAAAGAAATGATGGCAGAATGCGTTGCACCGAATTCTTTGACTGTTCTTAGTCTGCTTGCAGCTATTGCTGATCACAAAGATTTTGTTAGAGGGAGGTGGATTCACGGATTTGCAATTAGGCATGGATTTTGTTCAGATGTTGACATTGCAAATCAAATTATACGCATGTATTCTGGCTGTGGAAAGATTGCAGCAGCAAGGATTGTATTTGCTTCGTTGGAAAAGAAAAATTTGATTTCATGGACAGCCATGATGATGGGATGCTTATTCTGCGGACATGGAGGTGAGACAGTTCGATTATTGCAATTAATGCAGCAACATGGTGAGAAGCCTGATTCTGTCACCGTTATGGCTGCAGCTCAGGCTGCTTCTGAGCTTGGACATTTGAAAGGTGTAAAACAAATTCATTGTTTTGTCTACCGTGCCTTGTTGGAGAAAGATACAAAGACCGTAAATTCTTTAATAACTGCATATGCCAAATGTGGAAGGTTGGATTTATCTGTAGGTTTGTTCTTAAGTTTGGAAAACAGAGACCTAGATTCATGGAATGCTATGATCAGTGCATATGGGATGCATGGGTTCTATATTAAGGTGCTTGAAATGTTTAAGCTAATGGAAGAAGGAAACATTAATCCTGATGGGTTAACATTTTCCTCAGTGCTTTCTGCATGCAGTCATGCTGGCCTAGTTAAGGAGGGTTTGCGTATTTTTCAGTCGATGACCTCAATGTATTCAGTTCTTCCACAGGAAGAGCATTATGGTTGCATTGTTGACTTACTGAGTCGAGCAGGGCATCTCAAAGAAGGATACAAGCTCATAAAGTTATCTACCTTAAATGACAGATCTAGTGTACTTTGTGCTTTGCTCTCTGCATGCAGAACTCATGGAAATACAATGCTTGGACAGATTATTAGCAATGAGCTCCTTGAGCTCGAACAGAATCCAGGTACTTATGCTTTGATTTCAGAAGTATTTGCTCAGAGAGGACAATGGAATAAATCAGCTAATATAAGGAATATAGCAAAAGAAAGTGGGTTGAGAAAACTTCCTGGTTCTAGTTTCATTGAATCGGTGGAAAAAGCTAACAATCtgcgttaa